The segment TCCCTGAGTAGGCTAGTGGCTATGCCCCGACTCCGCTTGGCGCTCGCGCAGACCAACCCCGTCGTGGGAGACCTCCGGGGCAACGCCGAGCAAGTCGTCAGGGCCGCTCGCGCCGCCCACGACGCCGGGGCCGACCTCCTCGCCACGGGCGAGATGAGCCTCACCGGCTACCCCATCGAGGACCTCGCGTCGCGGCCCGGTTTCCTGGTGGCCGCGCGGCACGCGGTGGAGGCGCTGGCCGCCCGGTTGGCCGAGGAGGGGCTCGGCGATCTGGCCGTCGTGGTCGGGCATCCTGACGGACCGTTCGAGCCCCGGCTCCTCGACACGTCGAACGCCCCGACGGCCATCGCCAAGAACTGCGCGAGCGTCCTGCAGGGCGGGCGTGTCGTCACCACGACCGCGAAGTACCACCTGCCCAACTACTCGGTGTTCGACGAGTACCGGGTCTTCATCCCCGGCGACGAGCTTCTGGTGCTCCGGATCCGCGGCGTCGACGTCGCGCTCATCGTCTGCGAGGACCTCTGGCGCGACGGCGGGCCGGTCGGCCGGGTCATGGACGCCGGGGCGGGCCTCCTGCTGGTCGTCAACGCCAGCCCGTTCGTCGCCGACAAAGACGAGGTGCGTCTGCCCCTGGTCACGCGGCGGGCGACCGAGAACGACGCGGTCGTCGCCTACGTCAACATCGTCGGCGGTCAGGACGACCTGCTGTTCGACGGCGACAGCGTGATCGTCGACGGGTCGGGGGCGATCCTGGCGAGGGCTCCGCAGTGGCGGGAGCACCTGCTCGTCACCGACCTCGACCTGCCGGAGGCGGTGGCCGACGTCCTCCCGGCCGGTATCCGCCGGGTGGCCGTGGCGGCCTCGACCATCCCGGCCGTCGACGCCCTCCCCCGCGACGTCGCCGAACTGCCCGACGATCGCGAGCAGCTCTGGAACGCCCTGGTCGTGGGCACCCGCGACTACGTGGAGAAGAACGGATTCCGGACGGTGATCCTCGGGCTCTCCGGCGGGATCGACTCCGCTGTCTGCGCCGCGATCGCCGCCGACGCGATCGGA is part of the Frondihabitans sp. 762G35 genome and harbors:
- a CDS encoding NAD+ synthase codes for the protein MPRLRLALAQTNPVVGDLRGNAEQVVRAARAAHDAGADLLATGEMSLTGYPIEDLASRPGFLVAARHAVEALAARLAEEGLGDLAVVVGHPDGPFEPRLLDTSNAPTAIAKNCASVLQGGRVVTTTAKYHLPNYSVFDEYRVFIPGDELLVLRIRGVDVALIVCEDLWRDGGPVGRVMDAGAGLLLVVNASPFVADKDEVRLPLVTRRATENDAVVAYVNIVGGQDDLLFDGDSVIVDGSGAILARAPQWREHLLVTDLDLPEAVADVLPAGIRRVAVAASTIPAVDALPRDVAELPDDREQLWNALVVGTRDYVEKNGFRTVILGLSGGIDSAVCAAIAADAIGADRVHGVSMPSQWSSDHSRSDADDVAERIGVRYSTEPIADLVAPFERQLELTGLAAENVQARARALVLMGLSNLHGHLVLTTGNKTELSVGYSTIYGDSAGGFAPIKDVPKTMVWELARWRNAFAESRSETPPIPENSITKPPSAELRPGQVDEDTLPPYEVLDGILDAYITRALGVDDVVALGYDADVVGEVTRLVDRSEWKRRQGAIGPKISGMAFGRDRRLPITYRPTEL